Proteins found in one Vagococcus carniphilus genomic segment:
- a CDS encoding DUF916 and DUF3324 domain-containing protein: MKQNKFSYYVGIIFLVTFSLISVTTQIAQAEETSGMTFNMESVISEKQWEKGTSSSYFDLLMKPGEETQLKVVVSNDSEQAQKINVFPADAYTSQTGLIDYTTDQKKLDKSLKYPMTTLVSKAQLIELQPKESKEVVFDLKSPEESIAGIIVGAIVAEGVDNQDATSKKAQGVSIVNKFQIVKPIILRQNELIIKTDLKLNKVAFTSVGSQPAVTANISNVTPTKFGDLSLEAKIRKNKQDKVLKSQKVKDLEMAPNSNFDFPIYLEDANLEAGDYELELVARTNGESWTFKEPFKVTSEQSKELSKAVAEKPKEEVKQKKPIGLIIFVVVVIIGTISGIGYWYWKKK; this comes from the coding sequence ATGAAACAAAACAAATTTAGCTATTATGTAGGGATTATTTTTTTAGTTACTTTTTCATTGATATCAGTAACAACACAAATAGCACAAGCTGAAGAAACTTCAGGTATGACTTTTAATATGGAATCTGTTATATCCGAAAAACAGTGGGAAAAGGGAACAAGTTCGAGTTATTTTGATTTATTAATGAAGCCAGGAGAAGAGACTCAACTAAAAGTAGTGGTTTCAAATGATAGTGAGCAAGCACAAAAAATAAATGTTTTCCCGGCGGATGCTTACACAAGTCAAACGGGATTAATTGATTACACAACAGACCAGAAGAAATTAGATAAATCATTAAAATACCCAATGACCACCTTAGTTTCAAAAGCCCAACTGATAGAATTGCAACCAAAAGAATCCAAAGAAGTTGTATTTGATTTGAAATCACCTGAAGAGAGTATAGCAGGAATTATTGTTGGAGCAATTGTTGCAGAGGGAGTAGATAACCAGGATGCAACATCTAAAAAAGCACAAGGTGTTAGTATTGTTAATAAATTTCAGATTGTTAAGCCTATTATTTTAAGACAAAATGAGTTGATTATAAAAACAGACTTAAAATTAAATAAGGTAGCCTTTACTTCAGTGGGCAGCCAACCAGCTGTAACAGCTAATATCAGTAATGTAACTCCGACTAAGTTTGGTGACCTATCCCTTGAAGCGAAAATCAGGAAAAACAAACAAGATAAAGTTCTAAAGAGTCAAAAAGTTAAGGATTTAGAGATGGCACCTAATTCAAATTTTGATTTTCCTATTTATTTAGAAGATGCTAATTTAGAAGCAGGGGATTATGAGTTAGAATTAGTTGCTAGAACAAATGGTGAAAGTTGGACTTTTAAAGAGCCGTTTAAAGTGACGAGTGAACAGAGTAAAGAGTTAAGTAAAGCGGTAGCTGAAAAACCAAAAGAAGAAGTGAAGCAAAAGAAACCAATCGGATTGATTATATTTGTGGTAGTAGTAATCATAGGTACTATTTCAGGTATTGGCTATTGGTATTGGAAAAAGAAATGA
- a CDS encoding metal ABC transporter ATP-binding protein, which yields MKYIDVQNLTFYYGEEPVLEDISYSIEPGEFVILTGENGAAKSTLIKNTLGLLKPAEGDVNISPTNIEGNPLKIGYSPQQIASFNAGFPSTVLELVQSGRFNQGKWFKRLSKVDHEHVEKALRSVSMWDMRNKRIGELSGGQKQRICLARIFASDPDLFILDEPTTGMDEASRRNFYRLLRHSSHVHQKAILMITHDHDDIKEYMDRHIQLVRKEDTEWRCFHMTS from the coding sequence ATGAAATACATAGATGTCCAAAATTTAACCTTTTATTATGGCGAAGAACCAGTTCTTGAAGATATTTCTTATTCCATCGAACCCGGAGAATTTGTCATATTAACTGGAGAAAACGGGGCTGCTAAGTCAACACTTATTAAAAATACATTGGGTTTACTAAAACCTGCTGAAGGAGACGTTAACATTTCTCCTACTAATATAGAAGGAAACCCTTTAAAAATTGGATATAGTCCTCAGCAAATAGCTTCTTTTAATGCAGGTTTCCCTAGTACAGTCCTTGAATTGGTTCAATCAGGTCGATTTAATCAAGGCAAATGGTTTAAACGATTATCAAAGGTAGATCATGAGCATGTCGAAAAAGCTCTGCGTTCTGTTAGTATGTGGGATATGCGAAATAAAAGAATTGGCGAACTATCTGGTGGACAAAAACAAAGAATTTGCTTAGCTCGCATATTCGCTTCTGATCCTGATTTATTTATTTTAGATGAACCAACAACAGGAATGGATGAAGCATCACGTCGTAATTTTTATCGTCTATTACGTCATAGTTCTCATGTTCATCAAAAAGCTATCTTGATGATTACCCATGATCATGACGATATTAAAGAATATATGGATAGACATATCCAGCTAGTGAGAAAGGAGGACACAGAATGGAGATGTTTTCATATGACTTCATGA
- a CDS encoding metal ABC transporter permease: MEMFSYDFMIRALIAASFMAVIAPLLGVFLVLRRQSLLADTLSHVSLAGIALGFFINMNPTVTTLIVVVLSALVLEYIKKLYSSYSEVSTAVLMSGGLAVALVLMSLNKGENTMNINQYLFGSIITINWSQVKILGVLMILIVIIFIFLRRPMYVLTFDEDTAHVDGLPVSLLSTLFNVMTGVAITVMIPIAGALLVSAIMILPGTISMKIGKTFNQVIVVSIIVGFIGMISGLIGSYQLDTPPGATITLIFIFIFILVNIKSSIKSH; the protein is encoded by the coding sequence ATGGAGATGTTTTCATATGACTTCATGATACGAGCGCTAATCGCTGCTTCTTTTATGGCTGTTATCGCGCCTTTACTTGGTGTCTTTCTTGTCTTAAGACGTCAATCGCTTTTGGCTGATACCTTATCCCATGTTTCATTAGCTGGGATTGCTCTTGGTTTCTTCATTAATATGAACCCAACTGTGACTACTTTAATTGTTGTAGTCCTCTCTGCCTTGGTTTTAGAGTATATCAAGAAACTTTATAGTTCTTACTCAGAAGTTTCAACAGCAGTTTTAATGTCAGGTGGGTTGGCTGTTGCTCTTGTCTTGATGAGCCTTAATAAAGGTGAAAACACCATGAATATTAATCAATATTTATTTGGTTCAATTATCACCATTAATTGGTCTCAAGTTAAAATACTAGGTGTTTTGATGATTCTAATTGTTATTATTTTCATTTTTTTAAGACGTCCTATGTATGTCCTTACTTTTGATGAAGACACTGCTCATGTGGATGGGCTACCAGTTAGTCTCCTATCAACTCTTTTCAATGTCATGACTGGTGTTGCGATTACTGTCATGATTCCTATTGCTGGAGCTTTACTTGTGTCAGCTATCATGATTTTACCAGGTACCATTTCAATGAAAATCGGTAAGACATTTAATCAAGTCATTGTTGTTAGTATTATTGTTGGATTTATCGGGATGATTTCTGGTTTAATTGGTTCTTATCAATTAGATACTCCACCTGGCGCAACCATTACACTAATCTTTATTTTTATCTTTATTTTAGTCAATATCAAAAGTAGTATTAAGAGTCATTAA
- the ispE gene encoding 4-(cytidine 5'-diphospho)-2-C-methyl-D-erythritol kinase — protein sequence MEIIEKAPAKINLGLDVLYKREDGYHELEMIMASIDLADRLTFRPLKEEKIIIETNSGFLPTDRKNNIFQAIEVMKKNYPFEGGVHVELQKNIPVAAGLGGGSSDAAATFRGINKLFQLNAEMEDLMRLSIPIGTDIPFCLQGSTALVTGLGEVVTPLSKPLPQCWVVLVKPNISVSTPRVFSKINVDDLPHPNISLLKEAIEQDDYKKMTKHLGNSLEAYTASKYPVVKTIQERMIQFGADAAVMSGSGPTVVALCEKHSRALHIANSLKGFCREVYVVRTLKQ from the coding sequence ATGGAAATCATCGAAAAAGCACCTGCAAAAATCAACCTCGGCTTAGATGTTTTATATAAAAGAGAAGATGGCTATCATGAACTAGAAATGATTATGGCAAGTATTGATTTAGCTGATCGTCTCACATTTCGACCTTTGAAAGAAGAGAAGATTATCATCGAAACCAACAGCGGTTTTTTACCAACCGACCGAAAGAATAATATTTTCCAAGCCATTGAAGTTATGAAAAAAAACTACCCTTTTGAAGGCGGAGTTCACGTTGAATTACAAAAAAATATCCCTGTTGCTGCCGGATTAGGCGGAGGAAGTAGTGACGCTGCCGCAACATTTAGAGGTATCAACAAATTATTTCAGTTAAATGCTGAAATGGAGGATTTAATGCGCTTATCTATCCCAATTGGAACTGATATCCCTTTTTGTTTACAAGGCTCTACGGCCCTTGTAACAGGTTTAGGTGAAGTCGTAACGCCACTATCTAAGCCTTTACCTCAATGTTGGGTAGTATTAGTTAAACCTAATATTAGCGTCTCCACACCTCGCGTTTTTTCAAAAATAAACGTAGATGATTTACCTCATCCAAATATTTCTCTTTTAAAAGAAGCTATTGAGCAAGACGATTATAAAAAAATGACAAAGCACTTAGGCAACTCCCTAGAAGCTTATACAGCATCTAAGTACCCTGTTGTTAAAACCATTCAAGAAAGAATGATTCAATTTGGAGCTGATGCTGCTGTTATGAGCGGAAGTGGTCCAACGGTAGTCGCTCTTTGTGAAAAACACTCCCGAGCCCTTCATATAGCTAACTCTTTAAAAGGTTTTTGTCGGGAAGTCTATGTGGTAAGAACTTTGAAACAATAA